Sequence from the Herbaspirillum sp. meg3 genome:
CAAATCGATGCTGGCGACAAACACCATTGCCACTTCGCCGCGGTCATCGAATACCGGTTCCGTCATCAGCACGATCGCGCGCTCAGAAATCTGGCTGCGCAAAGGCTCGGAGATCACGCCCTGTTTTTGCGACAAAGTGCGTCGCATGTATTCCCGATCAGCAACATTGAATTTGCCGACGGCGCTCTTGTCGAGGAAATTGGCGATCAACTCGCCATTGGCCGCAAATACGGAAAAGTTGAAGAACATCTCGGTCAGGCTCGTATGGCTGGCCAGATAGGTCTGCAACAACTGGTGATCTTGGTAAGCGGGTGCCGGCAAGCCCTGTGACAAGGCGCGCAAGGCGATACGGCGGGTGTGGAAGCTCTCGTCAAGAGCCGTGGCGATCATCCGGACGGCTGTGTATTGCTGGTCGCCAATCAGTGCTTTGATGTCTCGCTTCATGACGTAAAGCGAGACCGATACGATCACGGCGGTCGTCACCAGCACGGCGGCGACCACGACCATGATGACCTTGGTCTTCAGCGTCCACTTTACTTGCGACAGATTGCTCAAAATGTTTTTCTTCTCGGAAATAATCGTGATGCAGGTGCGAAATTTCTCTCTCGCAAGCATGTCATCTTACCCGACTTTGATGCCACCTATATAGCGCGGCGGCATGCGACGCGTGCTCAAAAACCACGGCAATTCAATGCAATCCAGTGCGATTTACCGGGAGTCGCCGCATTCAAATGCAATGAAACAAATTAAAGAATTCATTGCATCGCAAAATTCATTGCACAGCACTCAGATCACCAACAGCGCTTGCAGCACCGGCAAGCGTTCGACAAAGAAACGTTGTGCCTGAACGCTTAGCTCATCCAGATTGTCTTGTTCATCTTCAAGTCGTACACCGTCGCGCACCAGTTTTTTGCCCTGCGCAACAATATGGCGCCACACAAAAGCAATGATGGCATCCGGTGTCTGCTGCTCTTCCAGCACGGCAAGCATGAACAGTTGCTGGATACGATCAACCGGTACACCACCGCCGGTGAGCGGACTGGAGAGATGTTCGATGTCGCCGTCGGCGCTTTCCTCGGCGGCACGCCCGATGAGATGCCGATTGAGTGCGGCGCTGCCGTCACGGCCCTGCACGATGTCGGCATCGAGCTGCACCGGCGCGGCATTGCCGGCGCCGATCAGCATCATCACTGCGTCGAGCACCTGTTGCAGTCCGAGATTACGCGAGCCGACCACGCCGGTGATTTCTCCCAGCGTGTGCGGCTGCATGTCGGACAGTTCTTCGATGATCGGCCCATAGATATGCGGATTCAATGTGATCTCGGTGGCGACCGTTTTCAGCATCATGGGAATCTTGTCGGGATGATTCAGCAGCACCACACGCTGCTGTGCCAGCGTTGCCTGATGCGTGGACGGATCCAGCTGCTGCGCGCCACGCACCCAGTAATCGCGCCTGAATTGCTGGTTGACCATGAAGTCGCGCACGCTTTGGCGCAGATGGCGGTCTTCAATGCCGGCGCTGAATGCGCGCTGTTCCGGCGTCAGATTCGCCATGTCGAGATAATCGCGGAAGTCGGCCGAGCAGGCGAATTCCAGTCCTGCTCCGGACCAGATGTCGGCCATGTCGGCGAACGACTCGGCATGCCAGTTGCGATTGAAGTATTCGTGAGCGAGATAGTGGCGGCTCTGTTTTTTAACCAGCTCAAGCCGCTCTTGCATGAAGGGATTGGCTTGCGCATAAACAGGATTGGTGGCGAACAGGCCATCGGCGAATGCCAGCGCGGCGTCGATGCGTTCGGCGCTTCCCTTGCCTTCATTGGAGGGCATGTCGAAATGGCGTAGCAGCAAATCGCGCAGCGGCATGTACGCCGCCCAGCCGGGTTGCGTGTTGTAGCTGACGTAGAGTACACCGCCGATTTTGAGATGTCGCTCGACAAAGCCACGGATGATGTTGCGGTTTTCGGCAGAAACCCAGCTCCATATGCCGTGCATGGCGATGAAGTCGAATTGCGGCAGATCGTCGCGCATGCAGAAGTCGGCGAAACTGGCCGGCAGCAATTGTGCGTTGCTGCCGGCAGCGGCAGCCAATGTCTGTGCATTGGCCGCCTGCTGCGCGTTGAAGTCATTGCCGTACCACGCCACCGGCGAGGCCGCTGCGTGGATATTGACACTCAATCCCTGTCCAAACCCGAGTTCGCAGGCTGTGCGCACCAGCGGACTATCGAGCCCGACCGCGGCAAATCCCAGCTGTAACCGGGCCGGATTGAGTTGCGGGTAGTAGCCATGGGTGTAGCCGATGTCGGTGACGTAGCCGTCAGTCCAGTTAGAGTTCATTGCGCTGTCTGTCCCTTGTTCTGTGCTGTCTATGTTTGCGGGGAGTTCGATCAAAATGCCAACACGCAGTGTCGCAGAATCGGGCTGCGGCGTTTTGAAGAATACGCCGCAGATTCCGGCTTATTCTCTTGTCTGACGCCTGACTCCATCTTTCTGATAGCGGCCGATCTCCAGCTCCGCCTCGTCGTCGTCGGCAATCAACATCGCCCCCGATGGCGCACCGAAAGTACTGCCGGTAGCACGATCTACCGGTATTCTGAGACGAGCCGCCAAGTTCACTCTCTCCGGGCAATCGGCTATAGTCTGTTTTTGCCATAGCCAGCCCTTATCTCATGAGCAACTCCTCCCCCGCCTCCGACCTCACCGCTCTGCGCGACATCGTGCGCCAGTTCGCCGAGGAGCGCGACTGGCAGCAGTTCCATACGCCTAAAAACCTGGCCATGGCCTTGTCGGTCGAAGTGGCCGAACTGGTTGAGCATTTTCAATGGCTCAACACCGGTGAAGACCATGAACTCGACGACAAGCGACGCATCGGTATCCGCCATGAGCTGGCCGACTCGCTGGTGTATCTGATCCGTCTGGCGGATCGCGCCAACGTCGATCTGTACGACGCCGTGATCGAGAAGATGCAGCTGAACCGCGAGAAATATCCGGTCGAAAAAGTCAAAGGCCAGTCGCGTAAGTACACCGAGTATTGAGTATTCAACGCGTCCATTGAACACCGGCGATGATCGCCAGTCCAAACCGCCATCATTGCCGCGAAGTAAAGAGTACTAATCGTGATCCACTCCATTTCAGGAAATAGAATGAAGCCGTCCCTCAAGATCGCCGCTGCATGCGGCACGCTGTTGAGCCTGTGCGCCCTGTCCGCGCATGCCGACATCAATAGTGCAATGAAGGCTTACGGCGAGCAGAAATACGATGCCGCCTATCGCGAGTTTTCGCAGTTGTCCGCGCAAGGCGACAACCGCGCCAAATCGTTTCTTGTACTGCTGACGCTACGTGGCCAGGGCACTGCCCGCGATGTCCCGCAGGCAGCTAAACTGGCGCGTGAATGCGCTGAAGGCGGCGAGCCGACCTGCGCCGCCATTTACGGCAATCTGAACCTGCCGGGCAATGGTCTGCCAGTCAACTTCGCCGAAGCGCGCACCTGGACACGCAAAGCCATCGCCGGTGGCGATCAGCGTGCCGGTTACGGCTTGTGGCAGGCCTATACGCTTGATCCGGCCAACCAGTTCATGGTCAACGGCAAGGCAGACGACCGCAAGTACAACGCCATCGCCCGTCGCAGCATTGGCGAACGCGGTGACCAGATCGAGGCCATTGACGGTCTCGCCGGCTCGGCCGCCGCAGGCTATCTGCCGGCACGACTGATGCTGGCCACCTTGCTGCTGGAGCAAAGCGGCGCGGGCACCACCAAGCAAATCCGCACGCTGCTTGATGGTGTGCCCAACCTGCCGGCGGACTATCAAAAATATCTCGCCCTGGCGCAGCAGGTCGATACGCTGGGCCCCACACGCGCAGCGCCGAAGGTCGTTGCCGATGCAATCCCGACCGTCATGACGGGAGCGGCATTGGCCTCGGAACGCGCCGGCACGCCCAACGCAACGCAGTGCAAGGACTTTCGTCTGATGGCCATCAAAGACGTCAGCAAAGTAGCCGACGCCGTCTGGTTACCGCTCACGCAACCTCTCGTGACCGGCACCTATCCGATCAAAGGAACATGGTCCGAAGACTGGCACGTCTTCTTCTGCGGCGCGGAACGCACAGTACAGATGCAGTTCACGGTCGACGGCATGGGTGGCGCCTATTACAAGGTACGCTCCTGAACTATTCCCTGAGCTGTTCGGGCGGCTCACGCTGCGGGAGCATTACAGTTATCATACGGGCGACCTCGGGCGGCTTGCCGGGCCGCTCATCTGACCTCATCTGACCATGTTTGTATTTCCATGAAACCTCCACGTAGCGCCGATACTGCCGAAAGCCTTGACCAGACCGTCTATGACGCGCTCTTCAATGGCGTCATGCATGGCCGTCTGAAGCCGGGCACGCGTTTGCAGGAAGCCGCTTTGTGCGAACAGTTCGGGGTCAGCCGCACGGTGGTGCGTCAGGCATTACGCCGCCTGTCGGAAGTACAGATCGTCGACATCGTTGCCAACAAAGGCGCGGCTGTCGCCACCCCGAGTCCCAAGGAAACCCGCGACGTCTTCGCTGCGCGCCGCGCCATCGAGGGCGCCATCGTGCGCGAAGTGGCGCGCCGCATCGAACACGGCGATATCGAAAAACTCAAGCAACGGCTGCGTGCTGAACACGATGCCTTGCACGATCAGGATCATCCGCGCTGGGTGGCGTTGGCCGGCGGCTTCCATCTGGCGCTGGCGGAGTTGTCCGGCAATCAGGTCTTGCAACGCATGCTGACCGAACTGATGACGCGCTGCTCGCTCATCGTCGCCTTGTACGAAGCTCCCGGTGAAGCCAGTTGCG
This genomic interval carries:
- a CDS encoding tetratricopeptide repeat protein; translation: MKPSLKIAAACGTLLSLCALSAHADINSAMKAYGEQKYDAAYREFSQLSAQGDNRAKSFLVLLTLRGQGTARDVPQAAKLARECAEGGEPTCAAIYGNLNLPGNGLPVNFAEARTWTRKAIAGGDQRAGYGLWQAYTLDPANQFMVNGKADDRKYNAIARRSIGERGDQIEAIDGLAGSAAAGYLPARLMLATLLLEQSGAGTTKQIRTLLDGVPNLPADYQKYLALAQQVDTLGPTRAAPKVVADAIPTVMTGAALASERAGTPNATQCKDFRLMAIKDVSKVADAVWLPLTQPLVTGTYPIKGTWSEDWHVFFCGAERTVQMQFTVDGMGGAYYKVRS
- a CDS encoding GntR family transcriptional regulator, which gives rise to MKPPRSADTAESLDQTVYDALFNGVMHGRLKPGTRLQEAALCEQFGVSRTVVRQALRRLSEVQIVDIVANKGAAVATPSPKETRDVFAARRAIEGAIVREVARRIEHGDIEKLKQRLRAEHDALHDQDHPRWVALAGGFHLALAELSGNQVLQRMLTELMTRCSLIVALYEAPGEASCEHDEHARLVELLSLRDSNGAADEMDKHLLALEARLQLPA
- a CDS encoding methyltransferase regulatory domain-containing protein, producing the protein MNSNWTDGYVTDIGYTHGYYPQLNPARLQLGFAAVGLDSPLVRTACELGFGQGLSVNIHAAASPVAWYGNDFNAQQAANAQTLAAAAGSNAQLLPASFADFCMRDDLPQFDFIAMHGIWSWVSAENRNIIRGFVERHLKIGGVLYVSYNTQPGWAAYMPLRDLLLRHFDMPSNEGKGSAERIDAALAFADGLFATNPVYAQANPFMQERLELVKKQSRHYLAHEYFNRNWHAESFADMADIWSGAGLEFACSADFRDYLDMANLTPEQRAFSAGIEDRHLRQSVRDFMVNQQFRRDYWVRGAQQLDPSTHQATLAQQRVVLLNHPDKIPMMLKTVATEITLNPHIYGPIIEELSDMQPHTLGEITGVVGSRNLGLQQVLDAVMMLIGAGNAAPVQLDADIVQGRDGSAALNRHLIGRAAEESADGDIEHLSSPLTGGGVPVDRIQQLFMLAVLEEQQTPDAIIAFVWRHIVAQGKKLVRDGVRLEDEQDNLDELSVQAQRFFVERLPVLQALLVI
- a CDS encoding nucleotide pyrophosphohydrolase, which codes for MSNSSPASDLTALRDIVRQFAEERDWQQFHTPKNLAMALSVEVAELVEHFQWLNTGEDHELDDKRRIGIRHELADSLVYLIRLADRANVDLYDAVIEKMQLNREKYPVEKVKGQSRKYTEY